One Pirellulales bacterium genomic window, AAGTGCGTATCAGGCGGCGCAGCCCGCATATTCTGTATGCGCGACACGGCGTGCGATGAGAATCGGGGCGGCCGGTTCCGGCCACGGCCGGCTCACTGCGAAGCCACGGAGCCATGAAGCCGCGGAGGCACGGACAAAATGCGGACCGATAGCAACGGAACGTCGTAGTCCTGTCCTTGCTGGTTTGGGATGGAGCGCGAGCTATGAGAGGCGTTACCATTCGAGCAGTCAGCCCGTCGTTCCGATCGAGGCAAGGAGGCCTGCAATGCCGCGCCGAAAGAAATTGGCCGCTGCGACGATTCTTATCGCCTGTCCTTTGACTTGGATCGGCTACCAAGTGAATTGGGTGCGCGAGCGCAGGGCCGTGCTCAATGCGCCCGAGAAATACAATGTCTTCGAGGGAATCCAAACGGCCATTTCGCGCTCGGGAGAAGAATTCATCGTCGAGCCCTCTACGGACGACGCACCGTGGCCGCTCGGTTGGCTGGGCGAAAAGGGGCAGTTCGTGCTGGGGATGAATGCGAGCAAGCCGGCCGCACAGATTTCTCGCATCAGGAAGCTATTCCCCGAGGCCAAGATCGAGCTAGTGCCCGAGGAAGACATCGATTTTGAATCCCTGGCGCAAGCGGCATCTGCCCGTCGATGACACCTTGATGCCGCGCAACATAAAGAACGATAAACCCGAGCTTGACTTTCGACATGCGCCGTGTGAAAGAGTTCAGTCACAGAGATCGCAGAGGGCACGGAGAAAGAAGTATTGAGCTATTTTGCATCTCTGTGTTCTCGGTGATCTCTGTGGCTACGAATTCTTGTTCTATGTGGTGAGTCCTCGTGTTGCGCGTTGTAAAACTTGGCGGCAGCTTGCTCGACATGCCGGATCTCGCCGCGCGGCTGCGGGCGTGGCTGGCAGCGCAAACGTCGGGCAGGGCGATCCTGGTCATCGGGGGCGGGGCGCATGTCGATGCGATCCGCCGTGCCCAAGGAATTCACCACTTCAGCGATAGCGCGGCTCACTGGCTAGCGATTCGCGCGATGGCCCTGCAGGCCGAAATGATGCGCTCAATTCTGCCCGAGGCGGAGTTTTTGGTCGACGTGTCGATGCCTCAACCGCGGGGGCCTGCCGCCGGCACGCAGCTTGGGATTCTCGAGCCGTGGCGCTTCATGCGCGAAGTGGACGCCCACCGCAAAGCGCCGCTACCTGAATCTTGGGACGTGACGAGCGATTCGATCGCGGCCCGGGTTGCCGAGCTATCCGCGGCCGATGAGCTTATCCTGCTGAAAAGCGCGCTTGCGCCCTCGGCGTCGCTCGAAGATTTGGCCGCGGCCGGCTACGTCGACCGGTTCTTTCCGCAAGCCGCGAAAAAGCTGCAAGTCGTTCGCCTGGTGGACCTGCGGGCGAATCCGGCGCGCGAGTGCGTGTTCCGTCTTGCCGAGAGTGGTTCTAGATCGCCGGTCAGATGAACACTAGCGATCGAGCGCGGCCAGCGATTCCTTTGCACCGCGAATGATAAGGCCCGTATCCGAGGCCACGCCCAAGAGGCGAAATCCTTGATCGCGCCTTTGTCGCGCGTTGTCGACGCTCTTGGCCATGACACCACATGCCAGGCCGCGCGCCGCGGCGCGATCCTTGATAGCCAGCACCATTTCGGCGACGCCCGGCCCTTCCCATTGTCCCAGGTGCCCGGCCGAGGCCGACAGATCGGCCGGCCCGATGAAGAGGGCGTCGACGCCTGGCACGCTCATGATTTGATCCAGCGACTGATAGGCTTCGACGGTTTCGATGAGCGGGATGACCAACGTGCGATCGTTCGCGCCGGCGGTCGCCTCGGCCAGGTGCATCGACCAGCCGGTGGCCCGCTCGCCTCCCACGCCGCGAATGCCTTGCGGCGGATACTTGGCGAACCGCACGGCCCGGGCGACTTCCTCCGCGCCCGTGACTTGCGGCACGATGATGCCTGCGGCGCCGATATCGAGAACGCGTTTGATCAAGCCTTGCTGAATTTCGGCAATCCGCACCAGCGGCGTCGTCTCGCTGCCGCGCGTGGCGCGAATGTGCTCCAGAAGGGCTTTGAAGTCGAGATGGCCATGTTCGGCGTCGATCACGACCCAATCGAAACCCAATTCGACGGCAATCTCGGTAATCGTGGCCGCCTCGAGCGTGACCCACAGGCCGCGCGTGAACTGCCCGGCGGCGAGTTTCTCCTTAAGCACGTTGCGATAGGTCGCCATGAGTCGACGTTCCTGGCCTTTGAGAACAGTAATTTCCGAATCCACTTGATATACTGCGAGTTTGCGACATTCTAGTGAACGGACCGCGCTCCAGCGACACCTGCAATGAATCGTTTGGCGCGAGCTTTGGCCCGCACCACGTGGACCTGCAAATAACCAGCCAAGAAACCAGGAACAAAGAGCAAGCCGCTAATGAGAAGACAACATGACGTTCGGTTTAAAGCAATACTCCAGGGATCGGTAGTAATCCTATTCCTCTTGCAGCTACCAGCTCGCGGAGATTCGCCCTATACGCTCACCGACTTGGG contains:
- a CDS encoding aldolase/citrate lyase family protein, which encodes MATYRNVLKEKLAAGQFTRGLWVTLEAATITEIAVELGFDWVVIDAEHGHLDFKALLEHIRATRGSETTPLVRIAEIQQGLIKRVLDIGAAGIIVPQVTGAEEVARAVRFAKYPPQGIRGVGGERATGWSMHLAEATAGANDRTLVIPLIETVEAYQSLDQIMSVPGVDALFIGPADLSASAGHLGQWEGPGVAEMVLAIKDRAAARGLACGVMAKSVDNARQRRDQGFRLLGVASDTGLIIRGAKESLAALDR